One segment of Candidatus Blochmannia ocreatus DNA contains the following:
- a CDS encoding sulfate ABC transporter permease, with the protein MKNNQGRYSGVITWTQWILISISILFVIVLLLVPLLFIFFSAVSAGFSVIKINLIHKDMMHAIFLTVFLALFVVPINVFFGVLISWLVTRFNFYGTRLLYTLINVPIAVSPVIAGLLYLLCYTDNNVVVHWLDIHNIQIMFSWLGMVLVTIFVTCPFVVHELVPIMIHQGKQEDEAAVLLGASGWQMFRYVTFPNIRWALLYGAILTNARAIGEFGAISIVSGLIRGETYTLSLYVELLYQDYNTVGAFIAASLLACISIIILLIKHYLKNRLVY; encoded by the coding sequence ATGAAAAATAATCAGGGTCGTTATAGCGGTGTTATTACCTGGACTCAATGGATACTAATTAGTATAAGTATACTATTTGTAATAGTATTATTACTAGTTCCATTGTTGTTTATTTTTTTTTCTGCTGTTTCAGCAGGTTTTTCTGTAATAAAAATTAATCTAATACATAAAGATATGATGCATGCTATTTTTTTAACGGTATTTTTAGCATTATTTGTAGTCCCAATAAATGTGTTTTTTGGAGTGTTAATATCTTGGTTAGTCACACGTTTTAATTTTTATGGAACACGATTATTATACACATTAATAAATGTTCCGATTGCAGTGTCTCCGGTTATTGCTGGGTTGTTATATTTATTATGTTATACCGATAATAATGTGGTAGTGCATTGGTTAGATATACATAATATACAGATAATGTTTTCTTGGTTAGGAATGGTATTGGTAACTATTTTTGTTACATGTCCTTTTGTAGTACATGAGCTTGTTCCGATAATGATACATCAGGGGAAACAAGAAGATGAAGCAGCAGTGTTGCTTGGTGCATCCGGTTGGCAGATGTTTCGTTATGTTACTTTTCCAAATATTCGTTGGGCTTTGTTATATGGAGCAATTCTTACTAATGCGCGTGCTATTGGAGAATTTGGAGCGATTTCTATAGTTTCAGGCTTGATAAGAGGTGAAACTTACACACTATCCTTGTATGTGGAATTATTATATCAAGATTATAATACTGTTGGTGCTTTTATTGCTGCATCGTTGTTAGCGTGTATTTCAATTATTATATTGTTAATAAAACATTATTTAAAAAATCGTTTAGTGTATTAA
- the cysT gene encoding sulfate/thiosulfate ABC transporter permease CysT, producing the protein MLFFLSKNSLPGFGIAFGSSILFMCLIILLPLSALFMQLSHMSVAQYWDIITDPELLESYKITFFTAGVAAVFNSIFGVLISWVIARYRFIGRTVLDVLIDLPFALPTAVAGLTLATLFSKYGWYGEWLFNNTGVTVSYTWMGISIAMIFTSFPFVVRAVQPVLEECAIEIEEAAKTLGASTWQIFYKIIFPELLPAWLSGTSLSFVRSLGEFGAVIFISGNFSWKNEVVSLIIFVRLQEFDYPAASAIASVILMISLLLLFFVNIFQLCIHHKYIGS; encoded by the coding sequence ATGTTATTTTTTTTATCTAAAAATTCATTACCTGGATTTGGAATTGCGTTTGGTAGTAGTATATTGTTTATGTGTTTAATTATATTATTGCCTTTGAGCGCATTATTTATGCAATTATCACATATGAGTGTTGCTCAGTATTGGGATATAATTACAGATCCAGAATTATTAGAATCTTATAAAATAACTTTTTTTACTGCTGGGGTAGCAGCAGTATTTAATTCGATATTTGGGGTATTAATATCTTGGGTTATAGCTAGATATAGATTTATTGGAAGAACAGTATTAGATGTGTTAATAGATTTACCTTTTGCTTTGCCAACTGCAGTAGCGGGATTAACTTTAGCAACGTTGTTTTCAAAATATGGGTGGTATGGTGAATGGTTATTTAATAATACAGGTGTTACTGTATCTTATACATGGATGGGCATATCTATTGCAATGATTTTTACTAGTTTTCCGTTTGTAGTTAGAGCTGTGCAACCAGTATTAGAAGAATGTGCTATCGAAATTGAAGAAGCAGCAAAAACTTTAGGGGCGAGTACCTGGCAAATCTTTTACAAGATAATTTTTCCAGAATTATTACCAGCTTGGTTATCTGGTACATCTTTATCTTTTGTACGTAGTTTAGGTGAATTTGGAGCAGTTATTTTTATATCTGGTAATTTTTCTTGGAAAAATGAAGTGGTATCTTTAATTATTTTTGTGCGGTTGCAAGAGTTTGATTATCCAGCTGCTAGCGCCATTGCTTCTGTAATTTTAATGATTTCCTTATTATTGTTGTTTTTTGTAAATATCTTTCAGTTATGTATACATCATAAGTATATAGGTTCTTGA
- the cysP gene encoding thiosulfate ABC transporter substrate-binding protein CysP: MILEIIKIIVFFCYLFCNMVDATILLNSSYDVSRELFLEINTNFIKYWNSQNSNTDNRDTLIIRQSHAGSTRQAMTVLQGLRADVVTYNQVIDVQILHDRGKLIPSDWQKRFPNNSSPFYSTMAFLVRKGNPKKIYDWCDLVKPGVEIVFPNPKVSGNGRYTYLAAWYAFFLKNNGNLEKTRALMQQFLKNVIAFDIGGRVATATFVDRYQGDVLINFESEVKFVQNLHASDVYEIVIPYPNVLVEFPVTWIDKNVARNGTKDVAQAYLAYLYTPEAQKSIEKFGYRICTSSTNSGIYYNTSFINQLFRIEEKFGNWNVIMDTHFKHGGELDRLLLAGRT; encoded by the coding sequence ATTATTTTAGAAATTATTAAAATAATAGTATTTTTTTGTTATTTATTTTGCAACATGGTTGATGCAACTATTTTATTAAATAGTTCTTACGATGTATCTAGAGAGTTATTTCTAGAAATAAATACTAATTTTATTAAATATTGGAATAGCCAGAATTCTAATACTGATAATCGAGATACATTAATTATTCGTCAATCTCATGCGGGATCTACTAGACAGGCTATGACTGTATTACAAGGATTACGTGCAGATGTAGTTACTTATAATCAGGTAATAGATGTGCAGATTTTGCATGATCGTGGAAAATTAATTCCTTCAGACTGGCAAAAACGTTTTCCAAATAATAGTTCCCCGTTTTATTCAACTATGGCTTTTTTAGTAAGAAAAGGTAATCCAAAAAAAATTTATGATTGGTGCGATTTGGTAAAACCAGGGGTAGAAATAGTATTTCCTAACCCTAAAGTTTCTGGTAATGGTCGTTATACATATTTGGCTGCGTGGTATGCTTTCTTTCTCAAAAATAATGGAAATTTAGAAAAAACCAGAGCTTTGATGCAGCAGTTTTTAAAAAATGTCATTGCATTTGATATAGGAGGTCGAGTTGCGACTGCTACTTTTGTTGATCGTTATCAAGGAGATGTATTAATTAATTTTGAATCTGAAGTGAAATTTGTACAGAATTTACATGCGTCAGATGTTTATGAAATTGTTATACCATATCCAAATGTTTTAGTAGAATTTCCAGTTACTTGGATAGATAAAAATGTTGCGCGTAATGGAACTAAAGATGTAGCGCAAGCATATTTAGCTTATCTTTATACTCCTGAGGCTCAAAAGAGTATTGAAAAATTTGGATATCGTATATGTACTAGTAGTACAAATTCCGGAATATATTATAATACGTCTTTTATAAATCAATTATTTCGAATTGAAGAAAAATTTGGTAATTGGAATGTCATTATGGATACGCATTTTAAACATGGCGGTGAATTGGATAGATTATTATTAGCAGGACGAACATAA
- the tkt gene encoding transketolase, protein MIIDENTLANSIRILSIDAVQKANSGHPGCPMGMANIAEVLWRDYINHNPNNPYWINRDRFVLSNGHGSILLYCILHLTGYDLSIEDLKNFRQLNSKTPGHPEYPNTDGVEITTGPLGQGIANAIGFAIAERTLSAQFNRPKYNIIDHYTYVFVGDGCIMEGISHEACSIAGTMKLHKLIVFYDNNGISIDGHVKEWFTDDTAMRFESYGWNVIRNIDGHNRNSIKLAIEKAKSTLINKPSLLICNTIIGFGSPNKSGTHKIHGSPLGPEETHATKKALNWDKPAFVIPTEIYKLWDSKESGQKKENSWKKLFQEYTLSYPELSKELLRRIQKKLPHEWNKKTHNFIKSLQKTPKNIATRQASQICIENFSATLPELFGGSADLTPSNLTTCSNSVSITHKKWGNYIHYGVREFGMTAIANGIANYGAFLPYTATFLTFSEYARNAVRMAALMHSHHIIIYTHDSIGLGEDGPTHQPIEQLANLRMTPNLIVWRPCDQVETAVAWKSAIEYRGPSALILSRQNLMQQERTHTQIDNISRGGYILKNCYDDVNTPELIIISTGSEISLAINAYNQLTQEGYKIRVVSLPSTNIFDKQDKLYREYVLPKTVINRLVIEASSIDYWYKYVGLHGKIIGMNTFGKSAPSDQLFKYFGFTIHNVLNTAYKLLNRDPIKYK, encoded by the coding sequence ATGATAATCGACGAAAATACTTTAGCTAATTCCATACGTATATTAAGCATAGACGCCGTACAAAAAGCTAATTCTGGTCACCCAGGATGCCCGATGGGGATGGCGAATATAGCGGAGGTATTGTGGAGAGATTATATAAATCACAATCCAAATAATCCGTATTGGATCAATAGAGATCGGTTCGTTCTATCTAATGGACATGGATCAATATTATTGTATTGTATACTACATTTAACTGGATATGACCTATCAATAGAGGATTTAAAAAATTTTAGACAATTAAACTCCAAAACACCTGGACATCCAGAATATCCAAATACTGATGGAGTCGAGATAACAACTGGTCCATTAGGACAGGGCATTGCTAACGCAATAGGATTTGCAATTGCAGAGCGCACCTTATCAGCTCAATTTAATCGTCCTAAATACAACATTATAGACCACTATACATATGTATTTGTAGGCGATGGATGTATAATGGAAGGAATTTCTCATGAAGCTTGTTCAATAGCTGGTACTATGAAATTGCATAAATTAATTGTATTTTACGATAATAATGGAATATCAATAGATGGGCATGTAAAAGAATGGTTCACAGACGATACTGCTATGCGTTTTGAATCTTATGGATGGAATGTAATACGTAATATTGATGGACATAACCGAAATTCTATAAAACTTGCTATAGAAAAAGCTAAATCAACATTAATAAATAAGCCATCACTATTAATATGCAACACTATTATTGGATTTGGATCGCCCAATAAAAGCGGAACGCACAAAATACATGGATCGCCCCTAGGACCAGAAGAAACACATGCTACTAAAAAAGCACTAAATTGGGATAAACCAGCATTTGTTATTCCGACTGAAATATATAAATTATGGGATTCTAAAGAATCCGGACAAAAAAAAGAAAATTCTTGGAAAAAATTATTTCAGGAATATACATTGTCTTATCCTGAATTATCAAAAGAACTACTAAGACGAATTCAAAAAAAATTGCCACATGAATGGAATAAAAAAACACACAATTTTATAAAAAGCTTACAAAAAACACCAAAAAATATCGCCACACGACAAGCATCACAAATATGTATTGAAAATTTTTCTGCTACACTTCCAGAACTATTCGGTGGATCAGCAGATCTTACTCCCAGCAATCTCACTACTTGTTCTAACTCTGTATCTATTACACATAAAAAATGGGGAAATTACATCCATTATGGAGTTCGTGAATTTGGGATGACTGCTATTGCAAATGGTATAGCCAATTACGGAGCATTTTTGCCTTATACTGCCACATTTTTAACCTTTTCAGAATATGCTCGTAATGCTGTACGCATGGCAGCTTTAATGCACAGTCACCATATTATAATTTATACCCATGATTCCATTGGATTAGGAGAAGATGGACCAACACATCAGCCTATAGAACAACTCGCTAATTTACGTATGACGCCAAACTTAATAGTTTGGCGCCCTTGCGATCAAGTAGAAACTGCTGTAGCCTGGAAATCAGCGATTGAATATCGAGGACCTTCAGCTTTAATATTATCTAGACAAAACCTCATGCAACAAGAACGTACTCATACGCAAATTGATAATATTTCTCGTGGTGGGTACATACTAAAGAACTGCTATGATGATGTAAATACTCCAGAACTAATTATTATTTCGACAGGATCAGAGATATCCTTAGCCATAAATGCATATAATCAACTAACTCAAGAAGGATATAAAATACGTGTAGTGTCTTTACCGTCTACTAATATATTCGATAAACAAGATAAATTATATCGTGAATATGTATTACCAAAAACCGTAATTAATAGATTAGTTATTGAAGCAAGCAGTATTGATTATTGGTATAAATATGTCGGATTGCATGGTAAAATAATTGGTATGAACACATTTGGAAAATCAGCTCCATCCGACCAATTATTTAAATATTTTGGTTTTACTATACACAACGTGCTCAATACAGCATATAAATTATTAAATAGAGATCCAATAAAATATAAATAA
- the dapE gene encoding succinyl-diaminopimelate desuccinylase — protein sequence MNINVRTESVITLAQKLIQQPSITSTSCNCHKIINNYLQQLNFKIEFMKFKDTINIWAYHNGNRKNKYIKTHTLLFLGHTDVVTPGTLKNWKYPPFSGVIHDNILYGRGAADMKGALAAMLIAAKNFVHNNSDYPGKIAFLITSDEEGKGTNGTIKVVQSLLKRNEKINYCIVGEPTSQNKIGDVIKNGRRGSLTATLTILGIQGHVAYPQFSKNPIHSIIPAISDLLNTKWDQINNTLFPETTMQITNIISNNNNNNNIIPNEVTLQINLRFNTLTSVNNIKKQIHKILQSNNLNYNINWQLHAEPYFSKPGKFTNIVINIIKDSQKFTPVLETTGGTSDGRFVAKMGSEIIELGALNCSIHKFNEHIHIKDLKILQFLYQEILEKLFINASNLL from the coding sequence ATGAATATAAATGTTCGGACCGAATCAGTAATAACATTGGCTCAGAAATTAATACAACAACCCTCAATAACATCAACATCTTGTAACTGTCATAAAATAATTAATAATTATCTACAACAACTCAATTTCAAAATAGAATTCATGAAATTTAAAGATACTATTAATATCTGGGCGTATCATAATGGAAATAGAAAAAATAAATATATAAAAACACACACATTGTTATTTTTAGGACATACTGATGTTGTAACACCTGGAACGCTAAAAAATTGGAAGTACCCTCCTTTTTCTGGAGTAATACACGATAATATTCTATATGGCAGAGGCGCTGCGGATATGAAAGGTGCCCTGGCTGCTATGCTAATAGCTGCTAAAAACTTCGTGCATAATAATTCTGATTATCCAGGTAAAATAGCATTCCTTATTACCTCTGACGAAGAAGGAAAAGGTACTAATGGCACCATAAAAGTTGTACAATCTTTATTAAAACGAAATGAAAAAATAAATTATTGTATAGTTGGAGAACCAACTAGTCAAAATAAAATAGGTGATGTGATAAAAAATGGCAGAAGAGGATCATTAACGGCAACACTAACAATACTTGGAATACAAGGACATGTAGCGTATCCGCAATTTTCTAAAAATCCAATTCATTCTATTATTCCAGCTATATCGGATCTTTTAAATACCAAGTGGGATCAAATAAACAATACACTGTTTCCTGAAACTACTATGCAAATCACTAATATTATATCTAATAATAACAATAATAATAATATTATTCCAAACGAAGTTACATTACAAATTAATCTTCGTTTTAACACTTTAACTTCTGTAAATAATATAAAAAAACAAATACATAAAATATTACAATCCAATAATTTAAATTATAATATTAATTGGCAATTACACGCAGAACCTTATTTTAGTAAACCTGGCAAATTTACCAATATTGTTATAAACATAATTAAAGATAGTCAAAAATTTACTCCTGTCTTAGAAACTACAGGAGGTACTTCTGATGGACGTTTTGTTGCTAAAATGGGATCAGAAATTATAGAGTTAGGTGCGCTTAATTGTAGTATTCATAAATTTAATGAACATATTCATATAAAAGACCTAAAAATCCTTCAATTTCTGTATCAAGAAATACTAGAAAAGTTATTCATCAATGCAAGTAATTTACTATAA
- the dapA gene encoding 4-hydroxy-tetrahydrodipicolinate synthase: MFSGSIVALITPMDLKGSVDKVSLKRLIDYHVINGTSAVVSVGTTGEMSGLTHTEHIDVVMWTVEFSNGRLPVIAGTGANSTAEAIFLTSKFNDSNVAACLSVTPYYNRPNQEGLYQHFKAIAENTKLPQILYNVPLRTGCDLLPITVSRLAKIKNIIGIKDATGQLNRVNQLKQLVHKDFILLSGDDLSALDFIKLGGVGVISVTANIAAKAMSELCRLAKNNDFVNAQKINQNLMPVHNALFLDSNPIPVKWACKKLGLISYDTLRLPMTNLSEKYCHVLQKALIKSGLFYKNKCSSNNNY; encoded by the coding sequence ATGTTTTCGGGTAGTATAGTGGCTTTAATTACCCCGATGGATTTAAAAGGATCAGTTGATAAAGTGAGTTTGAAAAGACTTATTGATTATCATGTGATAAATGGTACGTCGGCTGTTGTATCTGTTGGTACTACTGGGGAAATGTCTGGTTTAACACACACTGAACATATTGATGTAGTGATGTGGACTGTAGAATTTAGTAATGGTAGATTACCTGTAATCGCAGGTACTGGAGCTAATTCAACTGCGGAAGCTATTTTTTTAACTAGTAAATTTAATGATAGTAACGTAGCAGCTTGTTTAAGTGTGACTCCATATTATAATAGACCTAATCAAGAAGGATTATATCAGCATTTTAAAGCAATTGCAGAAAATACAAAATTGCCACAAATATTATATAATGTTCCATTACGTACTGGATGCGATCTTTTACCCATTACTGTTTCTCGTTTAGCAAAAATCAAAAATATTATAGGCATAAAAGACGCTACAGGTCAGTTAAATCGAGTTAATCAATTAAAACAACTAGTGCATAAAGATTTTATTTTATTAAGTGGAGATGATTTAAGTGCATTAGATTTTATAAAACTTGGAGGGGTTGGAGTTATTTCTGTAACTGCGAATATTGCTGCTAAAGCAATGTCTGAGTTATGTAGACTCGCAAAAAATAACGATTTTGTAAATGCTCAAAAGATCAATCAAAATTTAATGCCTGTTCATAATGCATTATTTTTAGATTCAAATCCTATTCCGGTTAAATGGGCTTGTAAGAAATTAGGTTTAATATCTTATGATACTTTGCGTTTACCTATGACTAATTTATCAGAAAAATACTGTCATGTATTGCAGAAAGCTTTAATAAAGTCCGGGTTGTTTTATAAAAACAAGTGTAGTAGTAATAATAATTACTAA
- the upp gene encoding uracil phosphoribosyltransferase — translation MKVVEVKHPLVQHKLGLMRICGISTKRFRELSSELGSLLTYVATDNLDTELVSIKGWCGLVNITRIKGKKITIVPILRAGLGMLNGVLEHLPSARISIIGIYRDEITLAPIPYFYKLVSDISQRMAMVLDPMLATGGSIIAAVDLLKKSGCFNIKVLSIVAAPEGIDALEKKHPDIELYLASVDHKINKHGYIIPGFGDAGDKIFGTK, via the coding sequence ATGAAAGTAGTTGAAGTTAAACATCCTTTAGTGCAACATAAGTTAGGACTGATGCGTATCTGTGGTATTAGTACCAAACGTTTTCGAGAACTTTCATCTGAATTAGGTAGTTTGTTAACCTATGTAGCTACTGATAATTTAGATACAGAATTAGTATCTATTAAAGGGTGGTGTGGTTTAGTAAATATTACACGGATTAAAGGCAAAAAAATAACAATCGTACCAATTTTACGGGCTGGATTAGGTATGCTGAACGGTGTTTTAGAGCATTTACCTAGCGCGCGCATTAGTATAATAGGCATTTATCGAGATGAAATAACTCTTGCACCAATCCCATATTTTTATAAATTAGTGTCAGATATTAGTCAACGTATGGCTATGGTTTTGGACCCTATGTTAGCAACTGGTGGTTCAATAATTGCTGCTGTTGATTTGTTAAAAAAATCTGGGTGTTTCAATATAAAAGTGTTATCTATAGTAGCAGCTCCAGAAGGTATTGATGCTTTGGAGAAAAAACATCCGGATATTGAGTTGTATTTAGCATCTGTAGATCACAAAATAAATAAGCATGGATATATTATTCCAGGATTTGGAGATGCTGGAGATAAAATATTTGGTACCAAATAA
- the ureG gene encoding urease accessory protein UreG, which yields MSYKKPLRIGVGGPVGSGKTTLLEVLCKNMGNNYQLAVVTNDIYTKEDQRILIDSKALESDRIIGIETGSCPHAAIREDASMNLLAIEELIHKFNYLDIIFIESGGDNLSATFSPELSDISFYVIDVAAGDKIPRKGGPSITSSDLLIVNKVDLAMYVGASLELMTTDINFLRNNLPWCFTNLKTGYGVKFIINYIFSIVIN from the coding sequence ATGTCATATAAAAAACCATTACGTATTGGTGTAGGTGGGCCAGTTGGATCCGGTAAAACTACATTATTGGAAGTATTATGTAAAAATATGGGAAATAATTATCAATTAGCTGTAGTTACTAATGATATTTATACTAAAGAAGATCAACGTATTTTAATAGATTCTAAGGCATTAGAATCAGATCGTATTATTGGTATAGAAACTGGGAGTTGTCCTCATGCTGCTATTCGGGAGGATGCTTCTATGAATTTATTAGCTATAGAAGAATTGATACATAAATTTAATTATTTGGATATTATTTTTATTGAAAGTGGTGGAGATAATTTAAGTGCTACTTTTAGCCCAGAATTATCAGATATAAGTTTTTATGTTATAGATGTAGCAGCAGGAGATAAAATTCCTAGAAAAGGCGGGCCTAGTATTACTAGCTCTGATTTATTGATAGTTAATAAAGTAGATTTAGCTATGTATGTAGGAGCATCATTAGAATTAATGACCACAGATATAAATTTCTTAAGAAACAATTTACCTTGGTGCTTTACTAATTTGAAAACTGGGTATGGTGTGAAATTTATTATAAATTATATTTTCTCTATAGTTATTAATTAA
- a CDS encoding urease accessory protein UreF, producing the protein MCIKQNSVSLLFLMQLISSNLPVGGFMYSRGLEWAIEYKLVNSEKTFCSWQEQWINGTLVYLDWPMLKRCYYYTKISDEKNFFQCTSHILSYRDTYELRLEEQQRGKAMKKLVLQWYPTLFTNQRNNTIWLLALERSGLASIAWLGCMCGIPLHNLALGYAYNMLEASVMVGLKLVLFGQSSAQSLLRYFITILPKAWEKSKTISDSELGSSFLLQSIASACHETQYCRLFRS; encoded by the coding sequence ATGTGTATCAAACAAAATAGTGTATCATTATTATTTTTAATGCAGTTAATTAGTTCTAACTTACCTGTAGGTGGTTTTATGTATTCTAGAGGATTAGAATGGGCTATAGAATACAAATTAGTTAATTCTGAAAAAACTTTTTGTTCCTGGCAAGAGCAATGGATTAATGGTACTTTGGTATACTTGGATTGGCCTATGCTTAAACGTTGCTATTATTATACAAAAATTTCTGACGAAAAAAATTTTTTTCAATGTACATCACATATTTTGTCATATCGTGACACTTATGAACTTAGATTAGAAGAACAACAACGTGGAAAAGCTATGAAAAAATTAGTATTGCAATGGTACCCAACATTATTTACTAATCAAAGAAATAATACTATTTGGTTATTAGCGTTGGAACGAAGTGGATTAGCATCAATAGCATGGTTAGGGTGTATGTGCGGTATTCCTTTGCATAATTTAGCATTAGGATATGCTTATAATATGTTGGAAGCGTCTGTAATGGTAGGACTAAAATTAGTGTTGTTTGGTCAGAGTAGTGCTCAATCTTTATTAAGATATTTTATCACAATACTCCCTAAAGCTTGGGAAAAATCTAAAACTATATCAGATAGTGAATTAGGTAGTAGTTTTTTATTGCAATCTATTGCATCTGCTTGTCATGAAACACAGTATTGTCGTTTGTTTCGTTCTTAA
- the ureC gene encoding urease subunit alpha, producing MTNILSRYDYAKLFGPTAKDSVRLADTELWIQIEQDFTVYGEELKFGGGKVIRDGMGQGQMSSVNCADLVITNAIIIDYWGIIKADISINNGRISGIGKAGNPDIQPDISINIGPGTEIISAEGKIITAGGIDAHTHFICPQQIEEALCSGITTLIGGGTGPATGSNATTCTPGPWFLSRMLQAVDTLPVNVGLTGKGSASLPKALEEQIIAGAIGLKVHEDWGATPASIDCCLNVADAFDIQVSIHTDTLNESGFFEDTISAINGRTIHAYHTEGAGGGHSPDIIRMCGYNNVLPSSTNPTMPYTNNTIDEHLDMLMVCHNLNPHLPEDIAFSESRIRKETIAAEDILHDLGAVSMISSDSQAMGRVGEVILRIWQTAHKMKLQRGPLLLDNDKYNDNTRIKRYIAKYTINPAITHGIAHEVGSIEIGKLADLVLWSPIFFGIKPELIIKGGMIVASMMGDPNASIPTPQPVHYRSMFGAYGKANNSTRMTFLSQIAYDSNIVSDLNLRSLIGKVSKCRTIQKKHMVNNSWQPIIEVDSQTYQVRANGELLTCAPADDLPMSQRYFLF from the coding sequence ATGACAAATATATTATCTCGATATGATTATGCTAAGTTATTTGGTCCTACTGCAAAAGATTCTGTGCGTCTAGCAGATACTGAATTATGGATACAGATAGAGCAAGATTTCACTGTATATGGAGAAGAATTAAAATTTGGTGGAGGTAAAGTTATACGTGATGGTATGGGTCAAGGGCAAATGAGTAGTGTAAATTGTGCTGATTTAGTTATTACTAATGCTATTATTATTGATTATTGGGGCATAATAAAAGCAGATATTAGTATAAATAATGGGCGTATATCTGGCATTGGCAAAGCAGGTAATCCTGATATACAACCTGATATATCAATCAATATTGGTCCTGGTACGGAAATAATATCAGCAGAAGGAAAAATTATTACAGCCGGAGGAATAGATGCTCATACTCATTTTATTTGCCCTCAACAAATAGAAGAAGCATTATGTTCGGGTATTACTACATTGATTGGTGGTGGAACTGGACCTGCGACTGGAAGTAATGCAACAACATGTACTCCAGGACCTTGGTTTTTATCTCGTATGTTACAAGCAGTGGACACTCTGCCTGTAAATGTTGGATTGACAGGAAAAGGTAGCGCTTCTTTACCTAAAGCGTTAGAAGAACAAATAATTGCTGGTGCTATTGGTTTAAAAGTCCATGAAGATTGGGGAGCAACACCTGCTTCCATTGATTGTTGTTTGAATGTAGCAGATGCTTTCGATATTCAAGTATCTATTCATACTGATACTTTAAATGAATCTGGATTTTTTGAAGACACTATATCTGCAATTAACGGTAGAACAATACACGCTTATCATACAGAAGGGGCTGGAGGCGGACATTCTCCAGATATTATCCGTATGTGTGGTTATAATAATGTGTTGCCTTCTTCTACTAATCCTACTATGCCGTATACTAATAATACAATAGATGAACATTTAGATATGTTGATGGTATGTCATAATTTAAATCCCCATCTTCCCGAAGATATAGCATTTTCAGAATCTAGAATTCGTAAAGAAACAATTGCTGCTGAAGATATATTACATGATCTTGGCGCTGTATCTATGATTTCTTCTGATTCTCAGGCTATGGGGCGCGTTGGTGAAGTCATTTTACGTATTTGGCAAACTGCACACAAAATGAAATTACAAAGAGGCCCATTGTTGTTAGATAATGATAAATATAATGATAATACTCGTATTAAACGGTACATTGCAAAATATACTATTAATCCTGCTATAACTCATGGGATTGCTCATGAAGTTGGTTCTATTGAAATTGGAAAATTAGCAGATTTGGTATTATGGTCGCCTATTTTTTTTGGAATTAAACCAGAATTGATTATTAAAGGGGGCATGATTGTTGCTTCTATGATGGGAGATCCTAACGCATCTATTCCAACGCCACAACCTGTACATTATCGATCAATGTTTGGAGCCTATGGAAAAGCGAACAATTCTACACGCATGACATTTTTATCTCAGATTGCATATGATTCTAATATAGTTAGTGATTTAAATTTGCGAAGTTTAATTGGGAAAGTTAGTAAATGCAGAACTATTCAAAAAAAACACATGGTTAATAATTCTTGGCAGCCAATAATTGAAGTAGATTCTCAGACTTATCAGGTAAGGGCTAATGGAGAATTATTAACTTGTGCTCCAGCCGATGATTTGCCTATGTCTCAGCGTTATTTTTTATTTTAA